The window tgctaTATCATTGGACAGAGTATTGTCACAAATGGTTCAAATGGAGAATAAAGCTAAGTAGAGTTATCAGTCTTGTGTGCTGCTAAAATTTATACCCTTCTCTAGGTACATCACAGCATTTTACTGCTTAGTGTGCTATATATATTGCATTTGGTTGAAATTTGCCTCCCTTGAACAAATTGTTTCTGTGGACCACTCTTGTGGTTTATCATCCACATGCCAGTAGATGTCACTATCTCTTTAGATAAACTGGAATAAGATAGATAAtagaaaaagcagaaaactgaataGAGTGTTACTAGACATTGAAATGACTACATTTGATTTATATTCCTCAATcctgggttttgttttattttcagatctAAATCCCCATATAGTGGCTCTTCTTATTCAAGAAGTTCATATACCTATTCTAAGTCAAGATCTGGTTCCTCACGTTCACGTTCCTATTCTCGATCTTTTAGTCGTTCACACTCTCGTTCTTATTCACGATCACCTCCATATCCCagaagaggtagaggaaaaagtagaaattatCGTTCAAGATCCAGGTCTCATGGATATCACCGCTCCAGGTCAAGGTCACCCCCGTATCGGCGATACCATTCACGATCAAGATCTCCTCCAGTTTTTAGAGGGCAATCTCCTAATAAACGAAATATACCTCAAGGAGAAACAGAACGTGAATACTTCAACAGATACAGAGAAGTTCCACCACCATATGATATAAAAGCTTACTATGGTAGGAATGTTGACTTTAGAGACCCATTTGAAAAAGAACGTTACagagaatgggaaagaaattACAGAGAGTGGtatgaaaaatattacaaaggtTATGCTGCTGGAGCACAGCCTAGACCTCCAGCAAATAGGGAGAATTTTTCTCCAGAGAGATTTGGACCATTGGGCAACAGAAGAGAGAATTCTCCCTTTGCTCGAGGTCGCAGGGAGGATTATTCTAATGTACAGGGTCATCGAAGTCGCAACATAGGTGGCAGTTACCCAGAAAAGCTTTCAGCAAGAGATGGTCACACCATGAAGGATAATGCCAagtcaaaagagaaagagagtgaaaatCCACCAGGAGATGGAAAGGGAAACAAACATAAGAAACAtcgaaagagaaggaagggggaagaaaatgaaGGCTTTCCTAACACAGAGTTATTAGAGAGTTCTAGAAAACAAAGAGAACCTGTAGGTGGAGAAGATATTAAAACAGACTCCCTGTTCATTCTCCCCAGTAGAGATGATGCCACTCCTGTTAGAGATGAACCAATGGAGGCAGAATCGATTACTTTTAAACCCgtatcagaaaaggaaaagaaagaaaaagacaaaccaaAAGCAAAAGGTGACAAAGCTAAACGTAAAAATGAAGGAACTACTAGTTCCAAAAAAGAAAGCACTGCAAAACCTGTCAAAGCATCCCAGGAAAAAGTGGACGTAGAACGTGAAAAGTCTCCAAGATCTGAACCACCATCCAAAAAAGCCAAAGAGGAGGTGCCAAAGACAGAGAGTACTAAATCCTCCtcccaaaaagatgaaaagaccATTAGTACACCCAGAAAAGCTCACCCCAAGATGACAAAGGAACATCAAGAAACTAAATCCATCAAGGAGGAAAAAGCTAAAAAGGAATATTCAAAAGATGCCAAACAAGAAAAACTAGCTAACAAGGAGGAAAAGTCAAAAAAGACTAATGAGAAAAGTAAGCCAGCTGATgccaaaccagaaaaaagaaaaagaaaagctgaagAAAAGGGTGTAGACAAAGAACATGAGATTTTGTCATTGAAAAACTCTAAACCAGAAGTTGCTGAAATGATGAAGCCATCACCAAAGCGCAAAATTGAGCCAGATGTTGAGAAAACAGATAGGACCCCAGAAAAAGATAAAACTGTGTTAACTGCCCCAGCCAAAAAGATAAAACTCaacagagaaacaggaaaaaaaattggaagtggTGAAAACCTGCCCAATGCAAAAGAACTCACTGAAAAATTGGAGCCAACTTCCAgtaaaattaaacaagaaaaagttAAAGGGAAAGTAAGAAGAAAAGTAACAACCACTGAAGGATCTAGCTCGACTCTTGTGGATTATaccaggtaattttttttttcattactgaaattctgtgatacaattcaatttcatttgtacAAATTCCACTAATAGAGAACTTTTGATAATTTTGGCCTGGTTCACTTTATAGTATCTCTGGGAAACAGGtttggaaatacaaatattttgCTGATGagcaatttaatattttcttgattccatgTAGCATCTGAGTGATTTACCTATGGGAAAAGATTTTTCTGCTTGATCCTTAAGAACAGAACCAGGACCAATAAAACAGTGAAAGCTATAGGGAAGCCAACCTAACTTTAGCATACAGTAAAGCTTGTTAATGGATACAGTCAAAAGTAAAATATGTCATTTCAGGAAGTATTAATTTCTCTAATATTGGAGGTGCTTAAAAAGAAACTTCATCAGGAAAGTTAGGAATTTGAGTTTGGGCTATGTTCCTAGtgagacaaacaaaaacatttttaaacatttgtttttagaaatcTGGCTTTTCAAATAAtacagggaaaaagaaaaaaagaattggtttaTATGCTATAGAAAGTAGAAGAAAGCCATCAAGAATTTAGGTGTTACAGTGTGCCTGCCATTGATAAGCAATGGTAGATATCTAAGCAGTGTTTTGTGTTCACATGCATAAAAATGACCAGTTATCTAATTTTTCAGTTTAATGGAGTAAAGAAATATCTTGCCTAATATCATTCTTTGATACCTGAGAAAGCAAGATTTTAGAAGGATCAAtattaaaggaaaacattttagttCCTTAGGAATTGTTATAAAAACTGTCACAACAGGATTCCATGATGTTATAAAAGCACTTGATTATGTATCAATGTTAGTGTAAAAGCTTTATTGTTCAGGGCAATATTATGTATCTCCTTTATCATTATTGAGGCCTGTCTGTCCATAGTTACCTTACATCAAAACGAATGCTATTGATACTCATTTAATTGGAATCATACCATTCATATAAAAACTATGAGGATATTAGCCTCAGCCACCTACTCAGAACAAGAGTAAAGCAGTGAAATactttatgaaaaagaaaaaaattctacttcGAGTTGAACATAAATAGGATTATTTAATTatcaattaacatttaatttctctgtatcttttaTCAGAATATTCTCaatgaaacattttcaaaataagtcttttaagtaaaaattaatatttcattgatcgtctttaaaagaaaatgtactattaatcaattctattgaaatataattatcaaaatattttcaaaaaaataagtgCATGACCCAAAATCggaaaaacctaaattcaaatccagcctcagatatttagttgCTGTGTTACCCTGAGGAAGACATTTAACATAGGcttgtgtttttttaatctgaaaactggggataataatagaaattCATTCCCAGGGCTgtcataagaataaaatgaaatatttttgtgttgtttttgtttttaatttgtttttaagaaaatgtactggtctataaaagaatttaaattttaggtaccaattaatgttttaatttcctttagtACAAGCTCAACCGGAGGCAGCCCTGTAAGGAAGTCTGAAGAAAAAACAGACACAAAACGAACTGTCATTAAGACCATGGAagaatataataatgacaatacaGCTCCTGCTGaagatgttattattatgattCAGGTTCCTCAATCAAAGTGGGACAAAGATGATTTTGAATCTGAAGAGGAAGATATTAAATCTACACAAGCTGTGTCCACTGTAGGAAAGCCTGCTAGTGTTATAAAGAATGTTAGCACTAAGCCATCAAATCCTGTTAAACATATTGAAAAAGAAAGCGAGCCATCAGAGAAAGTTCAGAAGCCCCCAAAAGAAGTAAGCCATGAAGGTATACAGCATGAGGCCAAAAGTTCAAAAACTTGTTCATccagtgaaaaaggaaaaaccaaagatCGGGATCATTCCGTGTCAGATAAGGAAAActctgaaaaaaggaaaagcagcaTTCAGACAGAAAAGGATACTAGTATAGATCGTATAAATGAACAAGGAAACTTTAAAAGTCTTTCTCAATCATCCAAAGACACTAGAACTTCAGATAAGCATGATTCTGGGCGTGGATCCTCAAGTAAAGACTTTACCCCTAATAGAGACAAAAAAGTAGACTATGATAACAGGGATCACTCTGGTTCCAAACGGAGAGATGAAAGGAGTGATTTAACAAGAAGAAAAGATTCTCCTTCTCGAACTAAAACAGAATCTTCATTGGGtcagaaaaataaactgaaggaTGAAAGGACAGATTTGCCTAAAAAGGGAGTAGGAGAATCAAAAAGAAGCAATTCTAGTCCTTCAAAGGACAGAAGACCATATGATCACAAAGTTGCTCACGATTCTAAACGTTCAAATGATGACAATAAATCTGTAGACAAAAATCCAGTTAAAGAGCGAGAGAAGCATATatcagaaacaaagaataataaggagaaagagttaagtggaaataaattattttgtagacATAGCTCTCCAGATACACAAATTGAAAAAGAGCATGTTACTGGACagaatgataagattgttgtCAAACCTAAACCCCAGTTAAGCCACTCTTCTAGACTTTCTTCTGATTTAACAAGAGAAACTGATGAAGCTGCTTTTGTACCAGACTATAATGAAAGTGACAGTGAGAGTAATGTGTctgcaaaagaagaagaaactttgGGGAAAAATCCTAAGGAACTGAAAGATAAGGTGGCCGAAAAAGCTAAAGAGAACCTGGATACAACAGTAGTTGCCCAAATAGGTGTAAGAAGTCAGAGTCAAAGTAGTCCTAGTGTTAGCCGAAGTCGCAGTCATAGCCCTTCTGGAAGCCAAACACGAAGCCACAGCAGCAGCGCTAGCTCAGCAGAAAGTCAGGAcagcaagaagaagaaaaagaaaaaggaaaaaaagaagcacaagaaacataaaaaacatAAGAAACATAAGAAACACACAGGCACtgaattagaattggaaaagagcCAAAAACACAAgcataagaagaaaaaatccaagaaaagcaaagataaagaaaaggagaaggaaaaggatgacCAAAAAGTTAAATCTGTCACAGTATAAAATGACAGATTAAAAAATTGACTTAATTACTAAGTCATCTGTATTAAATTTTGTTATAATGTAAACAGATTCAAGCTTTGTAAATAATGACATGGAAGACCCTGTGCTGCACTTAAAATATTGCTGcttgattatttgatttttacatcaGAGCTTTATAACACGAACTTTTTGTACAGAATTGTGAGTTGTGACCATGTAACATGAGAGGTTTTGCCTGGGGCATCTTATTTTTAACCACCATTAATTAGTTTGGGTGGAGTTTACTGTACTGTGAAATTttcacatttgaatttttttaattgcctgGCAGAAAAGCTGGTATCCGTTCTAAAATATCAGCAGAATGATTTGCAGAATTCATTACAGCCCTGTTATGTCACTTTTTGATTACAATAAAAGTTTTCAGTAAACTTTTCAATTGTGTTGTATTTGCGTAAAACACAAAAAATCACCCAGTCCCAAAAAGCACCCTTCAATagattattttcatcattttcaagAACATTTTTcctgaatatgtatgtatgttgtcCTTTTATTagtaaaatgcaaatgaaaaagaaaaatctcttattcaacaaaataaatctttattccaTCTTTTAGGAGGACAATAAAGTTCTGAACCAAAATATGTGCATTGTTTTGACTTCCAAGTTCAGAACATCTGCCATATTTAAGTAAGTTTTTCAACCACTACTTTACATCATAACAAAGACAATATGACTGTTTTATTCAGTCATCACGTTTTCATCATTGAAATGGCTGTATTCACAGGTTTTTCCTTTTAGTAAGTCTGATGTGAAGGAGTCTGACCTTTCTCTGTCCattgttcattaaaaataaaaatggttttaatgtaATGAGGTTGTAATTCTAGTCTTAAGGTACAATGCCATGGATAAAGGATAAATGCACCTAATATTTAAattgaatagcattttttatctgAAATGAAATCCTAGAGATGTAATAATCTTAATAGTAGGAATATgacaatattatttaaaagtcatttgactttttctttggTTGTACACAATTTAAGTACTTCAGCAAAAGATCCATGATTTCTTTGGTGCCCACACCAAACCAACAAGATGGTTTCCCTTTTATACCCTAATGTAGTCTTTATAAATTGCCATGATCAATATATCCTGACAGTGGGCCACCTTTCAATTAGCTAGTCTCATCCTCTAAAACTCATGTGTAATCTTTCCAATTTGCCAGAGTACATGTCCATGGAATAGTTACTACTCCCCAGAGAGTACTTCACATTGTTGAACAGTGGGAAAAAATGCATGCTACACTAGCACACAGTGTGAACtagttcaaataaaatttaattacttCAAAGAGGATTTAAAAGGGTAGAattcaggaggaaaaaatttgttcTAGATGGGAAGAGTagtatgaagaaagaaaataaatttggagtAAAAGGTTTATGCCAAGGAAAAGAGTTGAAATTAGAATGAGGAATTTGAACTAGATTCTATGAGTAAAGGAGATAGGTAGATAGGAAACTACATAGCTGTCAGTTCTTATTCCCTCTTGTGAATTCTGGTAAATGTGGAAAGAAGTCATACATAGCTACCAGCTTGAAAATGGGTTATTTTTTTAAGTCCTGGGATTTGGGGTTATCTTAGGTATGTTTGTGATAGAAACATTTTTCAGAGAACTTGAAAATTTTGCTAGGAGGTTTTCAAAATTTGCAACCTAGTAACCAATTTACTGATAATAGCCTATGTTTGATTCTTAAATAGTACATTCAGGCTATTACTTAAAGCTTGGTATAGGGCCTGTTAGATCTTGTACTCTTTCAGATATAACCTTAAGGGATTAGTTATCTCTGTACATTGGAAcatcagaataagaaataaaggaCTATAAGATGCTAAGTTATGTTTAAGTCTTTAAAGTAGCTGTATTAGGCTAATAAAGACTTTTCCCCCCATTAAGTTTCAATATGATTGTAGCAGTGTTGCCAAGGGGAAAATCcccaataaataaatttgaacatGTGTCAGATACGTGGTTTAAGATGAGCATGCTGTGGTGTTTTAAAACATCTGACCTCTCTCCATCTTCCCTGTTACTACCTTTTCCCCCTCAATTTCTCACATTGTAAAAATTTCAATTGTGAAATTTCTGTTTTACAATATATACCTTATAGCCAAGCCCAAGTTCTCCAAGAAGGTGCTTGCACAGCACAAGATGGGTCAGGTTGTACAAATACTTGAGTATGAACCCAGCTATAAACTGAGGACTTAATTCTAACAAGAACCATCTTAACCAATTCATCACCAAAAGATTAAGTGCCATATGAGAAATTTCTGTTGACCCTAGCAACTTAACAATTTCAAAAGTTTAGAAAGTTTGCAGTCTATTACTAAAAGTATACCACACCATTGaaagaacagatttttttaagAGTATTGAAAATGCAAAATTGAATGTAAAGGATGTAGGAACTGCTTGGTAAATGCTACCTATAAGTACTGTAATTTAAAGGTATGGTTTTCAGTCTATAAATTTACATTCAGAAATGTGTATATGTGATTTTTAGCTTaggtgtatgtgcatatatacacatgtctgTGTATGTAAATGTGCTTACAATTAGTGATGCTGCTAATaccttttaatactttttttaacaTTAGACCTGCTCatgaaacttaaaagtatatgcaAGATCCATGGGAATTCCTTTCCTAGAAATCCTACCCCTTCCAAGTTTTAGAAGTACTTTTTGGATTGATTCCCTCACTGCACTTCAGATTCGTCACTTGCAAGACAAACTTTTTGTAATCTCTCCAAATTTAGCAAGAGTCATCTTTGAACAACAGATATAGTAAGTTGTCATATTGAAACTCAgatcttttcaaattttgaaagTCCAACCAGAACTTGTACTCTTGTCTTCTAAAACCTAAGGTCAACAGTATCCAATGATATAAGTACCCAATTGCTACTGAATAGTTAGAACTGGATGTCCATTTAATatcaatatgtatgtgtgtgtgtgtgtgtgtgtgtattttatatatatatatatatacacacacacataagatTATATGACATTTGGCTTTCCTTCCTAAACCTCTTTGATCTCCTAAATACTACTACCGTTTTCCAAGTCACCCATGATTGTAACTTTAAACTTGACTCCTTTATCTCATGAAATCAATCAATTTGCCAGCTCTTCTGTctcaacctttttatttttccatttcttaccaCTCTCTTCCAAGCAGTCATGCCCAGACTTATTTCAATAGCTTCTTATAAAAGTTTTATTAGTGTCTTTTCAATTGCCTGTAAAAGATCTTTCCACCTTGTTTCCCACAATCTAGGAGTTAGGAGATACCTCAAAATCTATTATTAGTTCAGTTTGTACCTGAATGAGAATCCCCTCtcaaataatcaacaaacatCAAAGAACCAAGCACAGATCACAGTAGTAGTCTCCCAAACTTCCAAGTTGACATATCAATAATCTCTACTCTTTGGATCTGGTAGTTTATAGGATCTTAACTTAATCCAATTTCTAATTTTACAGGTTAGGAAATACCAGCCTAAAGAGCTTACATGTGTAGTACTAGTGACACTACAGGTATTTGATCTCaaatcctctgacttcaaatacaaGATATTTTTAACTATTTCTTCTGTAACTAGTTTTTAATTCATTGAGTCCTGAATCCACTTAGTGGTGATATTTTCAAGCTCTTATCTCCCATCTTTACTGCAAAAACGGCGTGAGGGTCTTGAGTCAAAGCCTCGTTGAAATCTAAATACTACATAAAACATTTCCCTTATCTTCGAAGAATCTGATAACCTTGTTAAAATGGAAGTTAACTTAGTAAGACCTGTTCTTTTTTAAGATGTTTGTTAACCACTTTAGTAATACATTCACTGCAACCTTTCAAAAGGACAAAGTTGAGCTCATTAGCTTGTAGTTTGCAAACTATTGAAAATTGACATCATTTGCCCAAATTAATTTGTCAATTAATTCTGTGGCATCTCTCCTTTCACTGGAGTCCTTTCAGACCCAGTGTTTACATATGTCTATTCTTAAAATACCCTGAGATGAAAATCATCTTAGCcagcaaaaataatatttgactTTTGGGGAGAAGGGTACATTCCTGACCAATTGAGAGGTTCCCCTCAAGAGACAGATAAAAGTTTTTTGTAGAGCAGGACTTTAAGACCTGAATGAGAGAGCACTTGTTTTATAATTCTGGTCTGGTACATTTGAGTTTTTCAAAATCATCTGCATACTGTTTTTTATATCTCCACATTTATCTTTGGTTTCAGTGCCCTTGAGTAATATTTGAATCTTTTTACCTCCTCTCATTTTTTGTCATTATCCCATCTACTTGATAGTGAAAAAAGTTGTGGTTCACTACCCACAAATCCTATCCCCTGGGTATACATAGTTCATAAGATTCAGTACTTACCTTGAATGAAGCAAAGTACGTTAACAAAGTTCCAAGTGAACTCTTTAATTAAGGTCCTCTGCCTTATTACTCCTTGGACCTCCTGTCTCTTCCATCAGAACTTCCATTGTTTCAGTGCCACTGGAGTCACTTCTCTCTATTTGCTGAGTTTCAAGGAAGAATTACAGTTTCTTTAGAATGAGGTAGAGCTAGAAAGCATTTGGAGTGTTAGCCACACTTAAATTATCAGACAACTCCAGAGTTATAAAGCATCTGTTCTTTCACTTAGATCTCAAAGCCCTGCTCCAAAAAACAGCCTTATTTGACTTTTGAAGGGAACTTCTCAAGTGGCCCTGCatccaccaaaagaaaaaaaaatttttatcaagTATTCTCTTTGTTAAGATAATTGttcctttaattttattactGGAAGTTTTGATAAGAGTGAAGAACAGATTTAATTGGAGTGAACCAAGGTAGGCTAGTAAATTTTTAATATCTGACTCTGGGAACAAAAATGTATTGTAGCACTCTTGTAAATTCAATCTGtactaatattttctccatccccTTTTTTAAGTCTatacagtcaacaaaacaatcagGTTCTGATTTTCTAGTATTTGctaatttcattgataaaatgcTCATACTGAGAATTTAATCATCAGTTCTCAGAACCAGTTCAGGATACACTTGTTCCAGGTTACACATGAATGAAGTGTAAAGAGAGGTGACATGGaagattatgatcagataagGGAATTCCAGTTtctcattgatgaaaaaaaatctgtccaaCCTCTCAACATAGCACCTTTTTCACATTGTGCTTATACTTTCTAGGACTTCCAGGCAGCTAACCACTAGTGTGGAAAAAGACATGGCAGCACAAGACATTAAGGGAACACATACAAGTTATGACTACCTGGTTTCCTTCTAGTGGAAAGTGTATCAGCAGAACACAAAGATAACCATGGAAAGAAAGACATTTGCATCCTCATGGCTTTTCAGTCCAACTGTAAAGGTCTGTTGTCCATGATTCTTATCTTTATCTCCTTGTGTATTCACTCCCTTCAACTTAGTAGAATTATAAGACTGGTTGGAGGAAATCACCTGCAATGTCCACCAGCAACTCCTTATTAAGCATGTTTTAGTCCCCTTGTAGCAGATGGGAAGGAGTCCATCATGGTTCTAGCTGAGGTCTCATCAGACTTGGTGTGTGGTGCTAGAGGAGAATTGTACAGTCAATATGAAGgactaaaaatgaggaaaaggttGTATAGTCAAGTAGGTTGCTTATTCCTTGAGTAAGGGAACAACAAAATTGGAGTTCAGAGTTTACAGTGAGTTGCCAGGCAGACAAAAGGAAATGGGCAAAGAGTTTGTGTACTGTGTTACATTCAATAAGCTAAACCAGCGGTCCTGAGATTTTATGGAgagtttttttgttatttcttttttaaatattgagttccaaattctctccttcctcaaaacccctcctcccacccactgaaaaggcaaagccatatatcaataatatatgtgaaatgcaaaacatttccatattaaatatatcacaaaaagcaaaaaaaaagtgagaaaactatATAGGCAGACTTCATTTTATTGCACTTCACT of the Sarcophilus harrisii chromosome 1, mSarHar1.11, whole genome shotgun sequence genome contains:
- the RBBP6 gene encoding E3 ubiquitin-protein ligase RBBP6 isoform X4, translating into MSCVHYKFSSKLNYDTVTFDGLHISLCDLKKQIMGREKLKAADCDLQITNAQTKEEYTDDNALIPKNSSVIVRRIPIGGVKSTSKTYVMTSKSRTILETPFRSRTEPVSGTSKAIDDSSASISLAQLTKTANLAEANASEEDKIKAMMSQSGHEYDPINYMKKPLGPPPPSYTCFRCGKPGHYIKNCPTNGDKNFESVPRIKKSTGIPRSFMMEVKDPNMKGAMLTNTGKYAIPTIDAEAYAIGKKEKPPFLPEEPSSSSEEDDPIPDELLCLICKDIMTDAVVIPCCGNSYCDECIRTALLESDEHTCPTCHQNDVSPDALIANKFLRQAVNNFKNETGYTKRLRKQIPPPPPPIPPPRPLIQRNLQPLMRPPISRQQDPLMIPVTSASTHAATSISSSIPNQSSLSSAVPINQPSTPAPVPDITATVSISVHSEKPDGPFRDPDNKIIPAAALVSDHPKASSSIAISALMEEKGYQVPVLGTPSLLGQSLLHGQLIPTTGPVRINAARSAGGRPGWEPSINRGRHHGERSQRTQGPSLPATPVFVPVPPPPLYPPPPHTLPLPPGVPPPQFPPQFPPGQPPPAGYSVPPPGFPPAPANLSTPWVSTAVQTAHSNTIPTTQAPPLSREEFYREQRRLKEEEKKKSKLDEFTNDFAKELMEYKKIQKERRRSFSRSKSPYSGSSYSRSSYTYSKSRSGSSRSRSYSRSFSRSHSRSYSRSPPYPRRGRGKSRNYRSRSRSHGYHRSRSRSPPYRRYHSRSRSPPVFRGQSPNKRNIPQGETEREYFNRYREVPPPYDIKAYYGRNVDFRDPFEKERYREWERNYREWYEKYYKGYAAGAQPRPPANRENFSPERFGPLGNRRENSPFARGRREDYSNVQGHRSRNIGGSYPEKLSARDGHTMKDNAKSKEKESENPPGDGKGNKHKKHRKRRKGEENEGFPNTELLESSRKQREPVGGEDIKTDSLFILPSRDDATPVRDEPMEAESITFKPVSEKEKKEKDKPKAKGDKAKRKNEGTTSSKKESTAKPVKASQEKVDVEREKSPRSEPPSKKAKEEVPKTESTKSSSQKDEKTISTPRKAHPKMTKEHQETKSIKEEKAKKEYSKDAKQEKLANKEEKSKKTNEKSKPADAKPEKRKRKAEEKGVDKEHEILSLKNSKPEVAEMMKPSPKRKIEPDVEKTDRTPEKDKTVLTAPAKKIKLNRETGKKIGSGENLPNAKELTEKLEPTSSKIKQEKVKGKVRRKVTTTEGSSSTLVDYTSTSSTGGSPVRKSEEKTDTKRTVIKTMEEYNNDNTAPAEDVIIMIQVPQSKWDKDDFESEEEDIKSTQAVSTVGKPASVIKNVSTKPSNPVKHIEKESEPSEKVQKPPKEVSHEGIQHEAKSSKTCSSSEKGKTKDRDHSVSDKENSEKRKSSIQTEKDTSIDRINEQGNFKSLSQSSKDTRTSDKHDSGRGSSSKDFTPNRDKKVDYDNRDHSGSKRRDERSDLTRRKDSPSRTKTESSLGQKNKLKDERTDLPKKGVGESKRSNSSPSKDRRPYDHKVAHDSKRSNDDNKSVDKNPVKEREKHISETKNNKEKELSGNKLFCRHSSPDTQIEKEHVTGQNDKIVVKPKPQLSHSSRLSSDLTRETDEAAFVPDYNESDSESNVSAKEEETLGKNPKELKDKVAEKAKENLDTTVVAQIGVRSQSQSSPSVSRSRSHSPSGSQTRSHSSSASSAESQDSKKKKKKKEKKKHKKHKKHKKHKKHTGTELELEKSQKHKHKKKKSKKSKDKEKEKEKDDQKVKSVTV
- the RBBP6 gene encoding E3 ubiquitin-protein ligase RBBP6 isoform X2, which codes for MSCVHYKFSSKLNYDTVTFDGLHISLCDLKKQIMGREKLKAADCDLQITNAQTKEEYTDDNALIPKNSSVIVRRIPIGGVKSTSKTYVISRTEPVSGTSKAIDDSSASISLAQLTKTANLAEANASEEDKIKAMMSQSGHEYDPINYMKKPLGPPPPSYTCFRCGKPGHYIKNCPTNGDKNFESVPRIKKSTGIPRSFMMEVKDPNMKGAMLTNTGKYAIPTIDAGRLLFHKLGTMGHKQIDTYFWNRGDVYGAAATQITHLREAYAIGKKEKPPFLPEEPSSSSEEDDPIPDELLCLICKDIMTDAVVIPCCGNSYCDECIRTALLESDEHTCPTCHQNDVSPDALIANKFLRQAVNNFKNETGYTKRLRKQIPPPPPPIPPPRPLIQRNLQPLMRPPISRQQDPLMIPVTSASTHAATSISSSIPNQSSLSSAVPINQPSTPAPVPDITATVSISVHSEKPDGPFRDPDNKIIPAAALVSDHPKASSSIAISALMEEKGYQVPVLGTPSLLGQSLLHGQLIPTTGPVRINAARSAGGRPGWEPSINRGRHHGERSQRTQGPSLPATPVFVPVPPPPLYPPPPHTLPLPPGVPPPQFPPQFPPGQPPPAGYSVPPPGFPPAPANLSTPWVSTAVQTAHSNTIPTTQAPPLSREEFYREQRRLKEEEKKKSKLDEFTNDFAKELMEYKKIQKERRRSFSRSKSPYSGSSYSRSSYTYSKSRSGSSRSRSYSRSFSRSHSRSYSRSPPYPRRGRGKSRNYRSRSRSHGYHRSRSRSPPYRRYHSRSRSPPVFRGQSPNKRNIPQGETEREYFNRYREVPPPYDIKAYYGRNVDFRDPFEKERYREWERNYREWYEKYYKGYAAGAQPRPPANRENFSPERFGPLGNRRENSPFARGRREDYSNVQGHRSRNIGGSYPEKLSARDGHTMKDNAKSKEKESENPPGDGKGNKHKKHRKRRKGEENEGFPNTELLESSRKQREPVGGEDIKTDSLFILPSRDDATPVRDEPMEAESITFKPVSEKEKKEKDKPKAKGDKAKRKNEGTTSSKKESTAKPVKASQEKVDVEREKSPRSEPPSKKAKEEVPKTESTKSSSQKDEKTISTPRKAHPKMTKEHQETKSIKEEKAKKEYSKDAKQEKLANKEEKSKKTNEKSKPADAKPEKRKRKAEEKGVDKEHEILSLKNSKPEVAEMMKPSPKRKIEPDVEKTDRTPEKDKTVLTAPAKKIKLNRETGKKIGSGENLPNAKELTEKLEPTSSKIKQEKVKGKVRRKVTTTEGSSSTLVDYTSTSSTGGSPVRKSEEKTDTKRTVIKTMEEYNNDNTAPAEDVIIMIQVPQSKWDKDDFESEEEDIKSTQAVSTVGKPASVIKNVSTKPSNPVKHIEKESEPSEKVQKPPKEVSHEGIQHEAKSSKTCSSSEKGKTKDRDHSVSDKENSEKRKSSIQTEKDTSIDRINEQGNFKSLSQSSKDTRTSDKHDSGRGSSSKDFTPNRDKKVDYDNRDHSGSKRRDERSDLTRRKDSPSRTKTESSLGQKNKLKDERTDLPKKGVGESKRSNSSPSKDRRPYDHKVAHDSKRSNDDNKSVDKNPVKEREKHISETKNNKEKELSGNKLFCRHSSPDTQIEKEHVTGQNDKIVVKPKPQLSHSSRLSSDLTRETDEAAFVPDYNESDSESNVSAKEEETLGKNPKELKDKVAEKAKENLDTTVVAQIGVRSQSQSSPSVSRSRSHSPSGSQTRSHSSSASSAESQDSKKKKKKKEKKKHKKHKKHKKHKKHTGTELELEKSQKHKHKKKKSKKSKDKEKEKEKDDQKVKSVTV